From the genome of Magnolia sinica isolate HGM2019 chromosome 12, MsV1, whole genome shotgun sequence:
GTGTAACACTTGGCCTCATACATTGCCCGCGGCTAATAGCAGCAGCACATCTCACAGACCCAGACAaactccacaccttccatcccaCAATTCAGATCAAACAACAAAGAAGACTCTTACTAAAACACACCAGACAACTCACTCTTCCAACCAACAATCATACAACATCATCAGACTAACATCAACAGCCATAAATCTAGACATTCTAGACAGGCCAACATCATCAGTTCTAATTTCAGACCTTCCAAACAGACTATCATCAGACTACTGTCCTCAACAGATCTTCCAGACAGACCAATTCCATCCACTAATCTAGCCCTCACCAACAGACCAATAACTCATCCACCAGTTGCACAACAATGGCGAGAGAATACATACAGCTATACACAACACTATTTCTAGGCGATCCAACAGCGAGTCACCTCATCACTGCGGTTAAGAAGAGCATATATCATTATTTCTGTCTTTTTAACCACCAACGCatacttagatgggccacattattTTTACTTAAGCCCGACCTGAcatagggaaggacgtgatgaggtcgatcaccatcttccttagtgataactactccgaatccacggagcttctctggaatcctcatagagattccttgaatccacaagggatgaaaacaaaaatatttctaataattcgaaataaattgattgatgattttaaaaaaatgaatttacaatcctttaaatagtgaactcaaacctcGGACGGAGTTTCAGACTCAAACTCCATAAAAACGCGACTTAttgtaaatagtaaacttactatttataaacagtaTTCCTACtaaacttcatggttttcggctaaaaatagtagtgtccaatttggcctaatcaCATTATTCTCATAATTTTTCAAAGTCTTTTTCATGCCGGGCATGACTCCTAAATCTCAAagcatcaaaagttatgatcaaattaaaacttaccatttatagtaaaagtGAAAATAACTtacatttatagtaaaaatgaataGACTTTTGACCGTCTATCTGACGAAATCTTGTAAATCTGGTGTGGACAACCCAGCAtagtaggttggttagctaaagtagcttctactACCCTAAAATTGTAAGAcatgtatcctagtccgtactgttctatcgaatcccgcgatccttcctgtcgaatttcggcaacctgcgaccgataatcaacgtttgcgcataaccctaagtcgtatcctatagaattgagtcggctttattcgagacttgtaccattacgaccgcaccgtcgtcgcagttccaacgccCCGACTTATGCACCGATCCGGTACCCTGACAgggagatgtgagccggcgtttatttcgaagaaaacatcgcgcgtttgcaattccaagagaatctctacaacatgtcaaatcaattacatcaatcaatcccatccatcacctcatgtcaagtacaagagcacccatactttctttctccacaagttaagcaaccaccaaagtcaaccaatccatcacctcacccatcactcacatccatcacccatctcccatcacttctctccttacaactctctctctccctcattttcccAAGTAACAAATCCCAAGCAAaagaggtgcacacgtccaaggaatttcaagagagaaagtgagttgtgtggcccacttttccatcccaaaatccctcatcttagccattcatttcccatcttccactgttaaagtgaagcacaaggagaccggcgttccaacggaccgagaagatcaacggtgggtgcttattaggatagatttttaTGTTTTACATGAAGAGCCaaatgaggcctaccgattgatggtatggatctcattttcgaccctaggtgtggccgatggcccactttgatcctcatgatcattccatggtggagccattctccatggaccccatcatgatgtctattttATTTGTaaggatagaggtcatctagaccgtccaccttggtggagaagggatctccaccgttgatctttgatttggtgggctcacatgtaatgggacccacttgatatatgattggaTGTGTGGAAGGGAGGGCtcgtagtggcggagccctccatgcACGTGTGTCTCTCGATctgcctctccttctctctttttcccctctctttcttttattcttgttgagtgatgatgatgtgtgtggcccacttggatgaaccccaccttaatgtatgttttatccataccatgtatccatttggtggcccatcgGAGCAAGGCCACCTTATGCATGTTTTATACCAAGACCGTCCAGTGTCCTTGGACGCTAGAcgtggaaagaaaacacaaatagtagcttggATTTACaagcttttgggtggaccacttgggtaggcctcaccttgatgtaagtattcaatccatgccgtccattccattctcgagttcattttaggcgttgagccgaaaaatgaagctgatccgagtatctggtgggccatagcatgagaaactaTGGTGGTTACTGTTGAAAAACCAACTGCTGTTTTTAttcatcaaaatatattcaatattgggcttgtttggcttgtattaAGCCATGAGACCCAATGGTGGGGTCAGATTCCATTAATGCCGGCCCTATACACGAAAAACTGTGACAtttcatgttttaaaaaaataataataataatacatgcagcagacgctgctgctgtcagagacgcAGGCGACGCCTGCTGCTGGTGGGCAGGCAGAcgacagggacccacggctcctgccgtgggccccaccatgatgtatttttagtatccaaccgtccattgggTGGGTCCCTCCTTGAAGTAGGCCCCCTCCGAAGATCTGGCTGATCtgacactcaggtggcccacatcacaagaaacagtgtggataaacattTGTCACTGAAACTTTTTTttatggccacagaagttttggatcagtttgaaatttgtttttcttttccatccaggtacgtgtgaccttatgaacggactgaatggcatataaacattatggtgggccccatgtggagcccacagtgatgcatgtgttttatgcccaccgtccaggtggacggtagagtccacagtaatgtatgtgtgTTATTGACGGTTGaaccacctttaatgtatgtgttttatcatgccgTCTAGCCATTTTGCTGACCGCTGGacggatagtggaccccaccgtgatgtatatgttgcatctaaaccgtctacccattttgaaagaccattttatggcatgggtcaGAGAATGAGGCGGATTTAAGTTCAAGTGGAACTCTCCATTTTAAGTGGTAgtcaatgatgcccaccgttcaaaaacctctaagggccatagtagcttcccattaagttgatatttgttccctacttcatctatccctatgttaatttatgattaggttggatgggaaacatattttctggtgggccttaggaattttaaatggtacaattcattatcaccacttatcttgtgtatggcccatttgatatgcatagggcctagttggggtggcccatttaatataaatggtCATGTTattaggcctatcttgatgtaattgtggcccgttgttgaagcccaccttaatatggatataaggctcattgtgatgtattctaaggcccatgggttatggcccatttcaatgtacataaggcccattaatgcggcccatttgatatatgtaaggcccatgttatgaggcccattgtgttgtattcaaggcccatggtttatagcccattgcaatgtacacaaggcccattgatgtggcccacttgatttatataaggcccatatgaggcggctcatttgatgtatctaaggcctatgggtcaaggcccaatgagatgtatgtaggtccattgcaatgtgtgattccctacagcttatgtaatgatattttatggcgggtcatgccttggaaacaatgttggtttgacgtccacattgtaagtataatgttggttagatgtccgcgTTGTAactcttcttagggcccattaataggcccatacttgttgataatccATCACTTTATAATATGCGTAgtgtagctccatgattcatgcccatatgcatcatatgtatgcttgatatgaagaatgtttgACCATGgcataagtcgttgggctgaaacatttacgggactccttatgagacggagtatcccacatgatcgcgtggtacgcgcaagattgctacatgattgtatgatgtaactcatgcatctcacatatgtgtgacttgatcactgcacgccctaacgacatcagggccgttgctccacagacacatcgtggatagccgtatcggataccggaaatgttggttctagcactgtgggcacttaggatgtccttgggtgaaagtctcaaaacctttttagtaccaggagatgctccacgtctagactgagtggatacacgagagcccgagtgccgaataccagtaggccgtgtctcccactgtgtcgtggtctgttggaagagggtgtggccttatccgcctgagtgagggggctataagctaggctgagtttgatcagctcacaaatgagtccgctattgacgagccgggtaggtattggcagactactggtcaggcggatagtgtggtctcttccacttgcttggctgtgcagctagggaggaggcagtcaatgtgagtatactagaccccggtgacatccagagatgaactgtactaatatgtatacttgatgagtactagcacgcttactttgcatctcgcatatgacatttggctacataggcctcgcatcgcatggccttggtatggccgatagcattcatgccttgcatcacatcgttTTAGAATAGCTGATTGCATTCGTAGAGTTACccgcatatttccacattactctgatattgtacacttggcactcgccttatacacactttcaccaccctctaagctttctataagcttatgcatgatagatgcgtgcaagtagtgttaggttgcagcagcattgagcttggagcgtgcggccgagcttctggagtttcttttactttcattagattgtattttcctttcttacgcattgtacttaaagtttttgatatagtgaatatgtggtgttgttgttttgtgacttggttatgcttgtggttatgctccattacaaaaaaaaaaatcgtactgaaaatcctccttgtaggatcccaggatcggaatctagcgtatgggcgctgggagcaagaatggggtactacggaggctgtcggcaccggattcggcgattgaaaattttgtgagcccgttttccgagtttggggcgtgacaaaaatcatatatgatatgtcgaaaaacccTTTTAGGTTTGTAAGATACGACTgctttaaggttctgatggtcctgatcacctccacctctgatcaggccttctctgatccatcttggccatgaaagtgtgcGCGACCTACTCTACGTCAGGAGCTACAAGCCAACAAATTCAATCACCCCCCTCCCTTTTGGGccaaccttaaaccctaaacccttgaCGTATCGATCAAAACTGGTCTATGTACATACTCACTTTTACCTAAGAAAGCTCAAAATCCAACCCAGTTCAAACCTAGTTTTAAGTTAGTTGGGTCAAATGTAGATTGACTCAACCCTTTTTTATTTTACACTCCATTAGATGCCCACCAATCAACCAATTAAGATTCATGTAATTTTGGGGAACAGGTAGTTGATACTCTatcagtgtgatggatgatatacaaGCACTTGCACTTGCATTTACTTGTTTCCAATTCCAGCCTAACAATGTAGATTTTGTAgtttttgatgtcttaaatctattcaGAAACATGGTCTGTTGATGTCATTGACaaaccattcgatgtcatcaaacagctGCTTGATCCCATTAAGAATTTTCGAATTTTCTCCAGTTGGTTACTAGACATATTAGGTGTtagtttaatgacatcgaaaatCAAGTTCGATACAATCgagaaaatttgattttcatgttttgtccATGGATAattttagtgttattttgatgacatcgaagtgagtttgatgtcattgaaggttaagttcgatgacatcgaagtcccatcaaaggtgCCATGGAACATACGTGTAGAATTGCAAATCTGCaaaatttgtttctgatttccATGTTTTGTTTCCGGATAGAGATTTTTTTGACCTATCCTTTCACCAAAAGTGTCCCTACCAAGTTAAGTACTTAGTTTTGTTAATAatcacaaaattaaattattaatttggTTAATCCGTGTCTTTTATGACTAAAAAATTAGGGTCGTTACAATCATCATTTGTAAAACTTTCTACACATGCGTGAATAAAATGATAAAAGAATTGAGGTGCATGAATCGCTCATTGTCAATCATTTACCTCTCTGTTCACGTGTAGGGTTCACATTTTGATAGATTGAGGTCTTTCCATAATCATCATCTATACGACTTTCTaagttattataaataaattgatAGGGGGTTCGGCGTGCATGACTTGCTCCTTGTTTATCCTTTGCCTCTTTTTTTAcgtgtggggtccatattttgaaaGATTGAGGTTTTTCCATGGTCACCATTCGCATAACTTTCTTCTGATTTTTATTCTTTAATTTTATGCTTTACTTgtgtgtattattttaattgtatctTGTACGAActatgatgggttcactcactagtcTAGCCAGCTAACGTTGTGGATTGACAACCATACATAGACGAATGAAATAAGAAATCCGAACCAAGTGTCAAAAAATGAAGACCGATTACCAGATGAATTGCGGGACCAGTTGTCGTATTTATGTGTTTATTATTTAGGAGTTAAATTTCTTTATTGCATCTATTTATACATAAATATAATTCATTATTGTTTATAAATCTGATCATAGTaaacgatatttgttttttttttttaattgaatggAGTTTCAATAAATATAATTCATTATTGGGGTTTTTTTTACAcccaattgaatgtggaccattgaggTATTTCTCTTCTTAGCCGTTTAATTGTATGAAGAAAACTGCAGGATTAAAATGGTCCTATAAAGGAGAGAATCCATCCATTGTGCTACggaacagatcaatggtcttgaaagtggggcctaccttggtgcatgtattatatatccatgcggtccatctgtttttcagcaTAATTTGGTACATGACCCAAAAATAAGCAAGATCTAAATTTCAGTTGAACCATACTAtatgaaaataatggtgattgaccactgtttaatggtccaaaacttttataacctaaatgaagtttttaatggtcattaaccACTACTGTTTCCCATCAAATTTCATGGTAGATCATGAAATTTGGATGTACTTCGTGTTTTGtgtcatgccgtaaaatgagccATAAAAACGGAtcgacggtgtagatatacagtacatacatcaaggtggcccatcatCAGAGCTGCCCAAGTTGATGgatccctgactgtagggcccaccatgatgtatttttattatATCTATGCAGTCTGTCCGTTTcaccagctcatttaaggacatggtcccaaaaaaaatTGGGACCAAAATCCCAGGTGGAtcaggtaaaacacaaatatcagcttgatcgaaagcttatgtggcccaaagcaatttttaatggtaggcgttcaatccccattgttttctatgatgggtccacttgagatttggatctacctcgttctttttaccatgccctaaaatattctctccaaattgatggacggtgtggatataacacatacatcatgataaagCCCACAGAATGTGGTGACTTCACTTCATTAACGAGACTCCTGCTGTCATGTTCTGTAGCTAATTCGCTTCCCATTTTGTCGCGTGAACAAGATGTCAGCTGCTTGGGTgggcccaacattgatgtttatcAGAAATTTACTATAGCCACCGTGTGTTTTATCCCATGTTAGGTCCAAAGTCCAAAAATGCGACCCATcgatggttcaagtggaccacaaaattgGAAAATGTGTATAAGACAACACGCTTATCTGAAACAAAgattgatctgatttttttatttttttatttttgtgcttAGGTCTAAATTTTGAGAAcacaatggttggagtggattttatattaccattatggtgggcctggAAAAGATGAGAGCATTTTGGGGAAGAAAAAGAGATAGCATAGATTGACTACACATTTTGAGCCAAATGGTGGAGGCAGTTTGATAAAAGCATAAAATTGGGAATAAATGGCAATTTGGGATACTCTGTCTGCATGTGAggtttgatacacaggcacttaaaaatgaTAAATGTGATATATATTAGCTCAAATTAAACTAACTAAACTGTTGAACCCTGCTGCCGCTAAGCTGCGTTTTaagattagattggttgaacaatcctaaattctggttcgtggacacttgtttcaAACAAGAGCATTGGATGCTTTTCATTTCTCACCGTCCAAAAAATGTCCATCACTCTGATGGTAAGATAACAAAATAGAAATAACGTTTGGTTAGTCACACGTCTAAGGCTCGGGCTACTAAACTTAGTAGGAGGATTAAGCTTAGCTAGGCTCGAAATCTAAGGTCCCTGTTTGGGACAGGCTAAGCATGgtatggctaggatctttcaatccaGGTTACTTTTGGTGCAAGACCATCTTTGGTGCGGCAAACTTATAGACGTTAAGAACTAAATAACAAAGCTTCTGTCaagacactacaccaaaatcgtcatttagaaaCGGTTTTAAACTGTTCCTAAATGCTTTAGAGCGGTTTGCAACCGCTCCTAAACGAGGCGTTGCAGAAAAAGAGAAACAGTTCAGAATCATTTTGGGTACTGTTTCAATTTTTAGAGACCCTTTACCTTAATTTAACTTGAAATGGAATACGttttgaaaataataaaattattataaatagtaaaaaatatttaatCCAACCAAAAGTTATAAATGTTGAGAATAATTCAAACCCAATGGTCATAAGAACATTTGAAATTCTACTATTTTCTCACTGTTTGTTGTAACTAAGTTGAATGTGGTCAAGCCACATGTCAGTTGCTGATTAATGCTTTTAGCAAGAATCTCTCAAGTGTTAGGTGCCTACATCATGTCTATAAAAGAGTCTTCTATGTAGTGTAGAGATATAGAAAAAATTTAATATACTCTACTATCCTACAATTTCAAGAAAACAGCCCTTATCGTTTTATGTGTGTTATTTGTGAAGTGTGTGCTAATCGTGATTGAGTTGTTGTTACTCCAACAATAAAAACCctttgataattaaaataaaacattaaaataCAACTGAactcttaaaaccctaaaaatgtaAAACATAAAACTAACTAAAATTAGTAAATTTAACTTAGAATCCTTAGGTAACCCCTAAATTTTAAGAAGCCATATAGGGATGTATGGAGTTCTTTAATTGCTTTCCAACAGTATGTGATACGCTGGGAAACCAATAGCTATGGTCTTCGAAATTAAGACATTTTTGCCCACCTGGATTGTCTCTGGCCTGAATTTGTGCAGTCCCAACCTCCACTCAAATGTCTTCTACCCATCCTACATCACATATACCAGTTACCAGTTACCCACATGAAGATTAGACCGGAAAAACAGACCGGGACAAGCCCAACCCTCGTGCCAAGTTAGGGGCCTACCAAGCCTTAGTAGGGTTGAAAGTGTTGGCCTATCAACAcaggtcttattttttgtacctatgattttattaattatatatgtagttatttataagtaaagaatttcatttttctaaacaaacaagccaaaatataggacaactactcctttaaaagttgtattgTGTGGCAcaaaatctatttgggagagagaaatccgctttatcttgttagcttaagtcaaatgacgtggaccaatgaaacccaatgGCACTAAAATTTCGCGTtccttcaacacaaacgatccgcactcaattataatttataagtaactgaTATATTGATCGGATTCGGGTTgagtcgggcaacccaagacctcaacccaagcctgacccaagttttatcaggttggtgtttataaagcccaagcccgagaccaaacctgatacatcctacccgagcccaacccaatatcGGGCCGGTCACAGGTCGGTTGGGTTCCGCCCGACTTTCAGCGCTCAGCCTTAGTCCTTGGCCCAGCCCAAAACCACCGTTGCTATGTATGATTGGTGCGCACGATTGTGGTTCCAGCAGTTAGTTGGGTCTAATACATACTTAGGCTCATCCTACATACCCTAACCGTGGGACCCTCATGCAGAGATAGAAGTATTATCCAGAACGTCCATTTGCAGGTGGTTCATCTCCCTCGGTTTTCTATTTAATACACACACCAGTCTGCTTACAGCTGCTACATCTTCCTTAATTTTCTATTTAATCCACTCACCATCAGCGAGATACCATTGTCTGATCAATTTCAAGTTTCATAGATGGTGGGGGCCTTCTATACTACACCATGTGTATGGTTTTATATCGATGGATGCCTATTTCTGGGTGTCAAGGACATTGAACATTTCCCTCTATTCATATTTATAGGTTAGCCTTCAGCAACATTATCATAGCTTTTAAATGACACATGTCATCATCAATTTAAATGAGAGTTTGGATCCTTTGATTGGCAAAAACGGAAATTTTCTGTTTTGCTAGATTTGAACAGGCGTTTGAATCCCCTACTTGTCATAAACATAAAATTTATGTTTTCCTACGTAGTAATTGGTCCacaatcattactgacattgtaAGCACTACTGCGTTATCTGCAGTGTATGATGATATGGCCCAATCATATTGCAACAAATAAGAATTTTCTATTTATGGAAATCAAAAAATCCAGATTCTTTGAAcagttcattcattcatacaactaggaatAAGTCATGATGCAAAAGTCACACCAATCAGATAATCCCAAACATCAAATTAATACAATGAAAGATGGAAAATTAAGATTAAGcataaaaacaaaataattagtctaatcattttgaaaattataTTCCATCCATGTCATTTTATATTACTTATGATTCCAAAGCACTTTGGTTTGATCATTCTAATCATATGATCTATGGCCCATAAATAATAAATAGTTGTAACAAACTGGCACTGCTCAAAGGATCAAGATCTTCAGATCAGCATGATTCTTATATCATGGTTCTCTCCCAATCATTCTATTGAATGAATCGTTCTTATCGATGATTAGACATCGTACGTGTTATTCAAAAGGTTAAGAGACTTTGCTAATGAAATGTTAGCAAAACCCAATTTTACACGGGTATACCATTAGGCTTGCTAAGCCACACGTGTACAAGGCAGTTGAAATACTCGCCACCATATGCGCCTGCATATACTTACTGGTAATTAGgttccttactcttgcccgggtggtagactctcaggagtttcaactcctggtggtgaaattccaccagcgtgggtgtgtgggggtgtgtgtgcatgtgtaaaataaaatttaatatatacacacacacggaaacgctcacctgcgaaccagttcgtacgtactacataccaacttttttgagaacccaccatacgtgatgtggatccaaaatctgaaccgttcatgtgaagcagcacctcgtgaaaacCCCCCATGatcaagttttactttgatctaaaactttgatgggccatgaaaaatgaaaacagtttcctcccttgatttgcatttctctttactatggcccaccggaattttagatcatggtgaaaatttgtcacaagggctttcatgggattccgcatcacatggaccgttcagattagacacccatgacacgtgtgcaaaggtgcgcatgtgcgtaggtgcgctGGGAAGCATGactcatatacacacacactaacTGGTAATTAAACTTGGACCATTGAATTCTCTCAGATCAGATTCGTTGTTCTTGATGTGATCATATGTCCTATACTTACATTCCACGAATATAAGACCAACCTCAACTTGGGAGTATCTAATCTCATAGGCATATCTCCTTTGCCTCTCCACCCTTCCAAGCACCATCCACACCGTATTAGTCATCTTCAACATTTGAATACACGTGAGACCCAAGGTTCGTTGTTCTAAACCattcatctcatgggcctcatcatcAGCAGAGGATGCCACCGTACCGTAATCTACCATATAAAAAGATCTCTACCCTCTAATCGGTGGCCCACACAAGAACTGTTAAAACAAAAGCACAATATCAAAGGGGATTAGTATCCTTCACCTCTCATTGCtaacaacggtctggattgtcaaaCTAGTGGCTTGTGTGTATGGAATCCGACAACTAGGAAAACCACAGGGGCGTAGACCCTACCATTCATCTATGATTTTTGTTATAAGTAGAATGGGAAAGGAGGATGCAGGAAGGTGAGATAGCTCTAAGTTAAAGTGGGCAACTTAAATGGACCATATCAATTTCTGTTCTTCGTGCTGTCCAACCACTACAAAAAAAGATTTATTGGCCACCACTGCTAATGAATCATCAGCCGTGAAAGAAGAGGCCAATGGATCATCAACCACTACTGAAAAACCCGAAGAATCGCTGGTGCAAATTCGGCGAATTCCCCATTTCAAGAAGAAATCTGAATTGGAAAGCTTCTTGAAAGAGTCCAAGAAGAAACCAAACCAACTGGTAAACATTCTCTCTCAAGCCACGAGATCGTCCTTGTTCggttgccaattgaaaatgaattcatctcattttagttaacattaattatgtattagagatcttgttGAGGATTATAAATAATCCTAATAACCTGTGATTAATATAAACTATGATCTTGAGGACataaaaatgagatgaacttgGTTTTTGCAACGCAACCAAATGGGGCTAAGCAAACTGATTTTTGCTATGTTTCGGCATTGTTAGTAAAATCATGATTCTGAAAAATGTAGATAGTGTTGAATTTCACCACCACATGGTGCGAGCCATGTAAAAACGCGGAGAAGCCCTTGCAGAAGCTCGTGAAAGAATTCAACGATGTAAACTTTGCCAACGTTGATGTGGATCATTTCCTGGTAAGTCCACTAATCATGCTTGGAGATGTCGATGGAACGGGCTGGCTGTTGATGCTTCTGTGTCCGACCTGTCGTGGGACGGGATTGAAACTCTACGAAGAGTCCACGATAAATAAACGGGCCGTCCCGCAGCCTAGATATGATAACATTTTCTATGGAGGCCTAACAAGAACCTGAATCCAGCCATTGGGGTGGTCGTTGGTTAGTCTGGCTTAATTAATTTCTGAGCCCATAGCCTCTAGTCATGGGTGTAGAGGCCCAAATATTGTTGGCTTAGCTATGAATAttatagggttgtacacgaacggagctagctcgactcgggaaaaagctgagttcgagccgggtcgagctgatttttttaagctcgaaaatgagttttcaagctggccccagctcgactcggatcgaaccagttcggtggcttggttactttgccattgatgttgctcaccaagtgtttgataaaatgactcaacgaagtgtggctggtggctaggaaggtatgtacatgaaacaaatagctttttttttttggtttttttggtttttatgttgcttagaaggtatttgataaaatacctgtaaaaccattgcttttgtttcacatacagatgggttttgaaggtgcagtccaggtgtttgtggaaatgcctcaatggcgaactcggctcaatcttagcttaaactcggcccgagctgctgaccaaaccgagccgagttcaagct
Proteins encoded in this window:
- the LOC131221868 gene encoding uncharacterized protein LOC131221868 isoform X2, with translation MDHINFCSSCCPTTTKKDLLATTANESSAVKEEANGSSTTTEKPEESLVQIRRIPHFKKKSELESFLKESKKKPNQLIVLNFTTTWCEPCKNAEKPLQKLVKEFNDVNFANVDVDHFLDLVNYLDVVKMPTFLLMKPDQSSNKGSKNVPKGNNEDASEGSGRKGVKYVYKGKKSQIDNFKEIEDREEGVRKDLEDLATKIGEHCHMID
- the LOC131221868 gene encoding uncharacterized protein LOC131221868 isoform X1, whose amino-acid sequence is MDHINFCSSCCPTTTKKDLLATTANESSAVKEEANGSSTTTEKPEESLVQIRRIPHFKKKSELESFLKESKKKPNQLIVLNFTTTWCEPCKNAEKPLQKLVKEFNDVNFANVDVDHFLDLVNYLDVVKMPTFLLMKPDQSSNKGSKNVPKGNNATGVEGNMGKEDASEGSGRKGVKYVYKGKKSQIDNFKEIEDREEGVRKDLEDLATKIGEHCHMID